The nucleotide window CCTGCGTCCTCCTCCTTCCCGAGCTCCGGATCCTCTTCCCACATCACTCTCGGTGGCGGGAACAACTTCATTGGTGGCGTCGAGGGAAGCTCCCTCATCCCGTGGCTGAAGAACCTCTCGTCGAACCCGTCATTCGCCTCCTCCTCCAAGCTCCCACAGCTCCACCACCTCTACTTCAACGGAGGCTCCATCAGCGCCCCGGTGACGCCCCCGTCCAGCTCCCCGACGCACACGCCTCGCATGAAGACCGACTGGGAGAGCCAGTGCGTTCTGCCGCCATGGGCCGGGGCGAACTACACCTCCCTGCCCAACTCCACGCCGCCGAGCCCCGGCCACCACGTCGCGCCAGACCCGGCGTGGCTGGCCGGGTTCCAGATATCGTCCGCCGGgccctcgtcgccgacgtacaACCTTGTCTCGCACAACCCCTTTGGGATCGCGCTTGCGAGCTCGTCGAGGGCGTGCACCCCTGGGCAGAGCGGGACCTGCTCCCCGGTGATGGGCGACCACGCGCCGGCTCACCACGACGTCCAGATGGAGATGGCCGACGGGGCGCCGGATGACTTCGCGTTCGGCAGCAACAGCAACG belongs to Triticum urartu cultivar G1812 chromosome 7, Tu2.1, whole genome shotgun sequence and includes:
- the LOC125520755 gene encoding protein BZR1 homolog 3-like codes for the protein MMHGPAGGSGGGGGHGLGGTRVPTWRERENNRRRERRRRAIAAKIYTGLRAYGNYNLPKHCDNNEVLKALCNEAGWVVEPDGTTYRRGCKPPPQARPDPMRSASASPCSSYQPSPRASYNPSPASSSFPSSGSSSHITLGGGNNFIGGVEGSSLIPWLKNLSSNPSFASSSKLPQLHHLYFNGGSISAPVTPPSSSPTHTPRMKTDWESQCVLPPWAGANYTSLPNSTPPSPGHHVAPDPAWLAGFQISSAGPSSPTYNLVSHNPFGIALASSSRACTPGQSGTCSPVMGDHAPAHHDVQMEMADGAPDDFAFGSNSNGNNGSPGLVKAWEGERIHEECASDELELTLGSSRTRGEQPF